Part of the Engraulis encrasicolus isolate BLACKSEA-1 chromosome 23, IST_EnEncr_1.0, whole genome shotgun sequence genome is shown below.
ATACTTTTTACTTTATACTTAACTGATATGAACGTATGTTtcaacatacacacaatacactgaATATCAGAAAAAGGTGTACAAAGCCAAGGTAAACTATCCTGTGTCTGTAAGAAAGGTATACTAACCTGCAGTCTTTAAGGATGACCTCTGTTGTCGTGCTGTGACCTCTTGTCTCTTggctcctccatcctctctactGTGTGGCGGACCCATCACCATGGATACCTCAgcatctcctctgttctcctctgcctCAGCAGCACCAACCCCAGAGCTCTGACTGGAGGCAGCAATGCTGAGCTGCTTAAGGGGCTTCATAACGTCTGATTGGAGTGCTGATGCAGAGCCATATGCAGAATCAACTCTGGAGAAGTCATCAGGATTGCCCTCACTGACTGGAAGAGAAATGATGTAGTAATCATTATCAATAAATGTAAACGATTATTGTATTATGATCAGCAGGCCTAGGCATCACCAATTTCAATCCTTCATGTTGACATGTGCATAGACTATTTTATATATTTAAATTATGGCAAAAGTTAAACTCACACAAGGGCCGATCACCATCAGCACTCCACTCTCCATCATTTCCTGCCACCATGTGTTGTGTAGTTTTCAGCTTCCTAAAGGGCTTTGCAATCTCTGGCTTGACTGCTGACTTGGCATATGCAGAGGCCTCTCTTGACAAGTCATAAGGAATTACACCAGAGACTGCAAGAGAATGAGGAAATATAAAACAAATCGTGGTTACTAGTAGTCAGTAAGGCAGCTTAtcaatttttcattatttttgaaTACACCAGCCATTGGATGGTTTCCTGAGGGTAACGGTTTATACAAAcattataaaaatatatatataccgtaGTAAGAATGTACACTCACTATGAGAAATTCCATATTCATTATTATTAACTAACATCTGTAATGCAGATCGATATAAACACCAATATCATTACTAAATTAAGGTCTAGTTTACATTAACCTGTCTCTGTATCATTTCTATCGCAAACGCACTGTACATTTACATTAAAATACTGGAATATGGCTTCATAGGTGGAAGGATTCAAAGACGGTGGAGCCCACATAAGCATTCGCATATGATGCTGATTTACGTAGCATCAAGAAACAGTCAGAAACGAGGATACGCAATGCTGAGCTCCAGCTACTCATCCTGGTTGAACAACATCACTATGCCATGTTCCTCCCTGATTCGCTGGGCTGGTATCCTTGGTCACTCAATACAGACGTAAGGCAGTTAGTccgtttttattatttttggatGCATATCAATCATTTGATAATTTTCTGAGTTTTAAGTTTTATATACAAACTTtatacaaaataaaatgttctGATATGATATATTACACTTACAATTAGGATGGTCATCAATACTGTTTTCTCCACCATTCACCAtaaccatctcttctatcttctccagcagctctgtcacctggccACCATCACTCTTATTGTTGTCTAAAACATggtacctgttcccacatttctctacaacccactgcagagcctctcctccactctcaatgtgctgctcaatgctTGTGTCTCCCAGCCAGTCCCCATAGGTGAACAGCACTATAGTGTGGCTCCAGACTCTCTCACCCAGGAGCTCCAGGTGTTCCTGCACTGctcttctgtgtgtctctgtgaatgACTCACTCACATCAATGACCAGGAGTAGAgcatggggtcctggaggacacagagacacactgaggaCAATCTCTTGTTTATCATGTTCAGGAGTTTGCTCTACAGTGCAGTCATTCCACCATCCTGGAGCCTCCACTACAGTGATGTGTCTGcctgctgtttctccttctctcttcacacactcagctgttcttCCTGGAGTCTGGaactcctgtctgcccaggatggtgtttccacaTGAACTCTTCCCTGCATTTCTGTTtcccagcagcacaatcctcATGTCTGAGATGTGGGGAACACCTCCTGGAAACAGAAATAAAGacattctcaaaaataataatttgtttaTTCAGACTTAGAAACTATTCTGtccaatgtgtgtctgtgtggggcgGATACTGCATGTCAGAGTCTGGaactcctgtctgcccaggatggtgtttccacaTGAACTCTTCCCTGCAGCTCTGCCtcccagcagcacaatcctcATGTCTGAGATGTGGGGAACACCTCCTGGAAACAGAAATAAAGacattctcaaaaataataatttgtttaTTCAGACTTAGAAACTATTCTGTCCAATGTGTGTAGAATGGATCCTGCATGTCAGTCagaatgcattgtgtgtgtgtgtgtgtgtgtgtgtgtgtgtgtgtgtgtgtgtgtgtgtgtgtgtgtgtgtgtgtgtgtgtgtgtgtgtgtgtgtgtgtgtgtgtgtgtgtgtgtgtgtgtgtgtgagcgagtgtgtgtttgtgtgtgtgtgtgtgtaaagcttggctgactgtgtgtgtgtgtgtgtgtgtgtgtgtgtgtgtgcgtgtgcgtgtgtctgtgtgtatgtgtcttcctCAAGTGTACTGCCATGAGGTAGGGCTTGattgactgggtgtgtgtgtgtgtgtgtgtgtgtgtgtgtgtgtgtgtgtgtgtgagtgagtgagtgagtgagagagagagagagatgaacataaagagagagagagagagagggtgagagagaggagagagagagagagagagagagagagagagagagagagagtgtgtgtgttcctcaaatCTACTGCCATGAGGTAGGGcttggctgactgtgtgtgtgtgtgtgtgtgtgtgtgtgtgtgtgtgtgtgtgtgtgtgtgtgtgtgtgtgtgtgtgtgtgtgtgtgtgtgtgtgtgtgtgtgtgtgtgtgtgagagagagagagagagagagagagagaggctctgtgtgtgtgtgtgtgtgtgtctttggtgtgtgtgtgcgtgtgtgtagagattggatgagtctgtctgtgtgtgtgtttgtgtgtgtgtgtgtgtgtgtgtgtgtgtgtgtgtgtgtgtgtgtgtgtgtgtgtgtgtgtgtgtgtgtgtgtgtgtgtgtgagaggcttggctgactgactgtgtgtgtgagagagagagtgtgtgtgtgtggcgttggtgactgtgtgtgtgtctgtgtgtgtgtgtgtgtgtgtgtagattggataactgtgtgtgtgtgtgtgtgtgtgtgtgtttactcttgAAATCTTCTGCTACGAGGAAGgccttgtgtgactgtgtgtgtgtgtgtgtgtgtgtgtgtgtgtgtgtgtgtgtgtgtgtgtgtgtgtgtgtgtgtgtgtgtgtgtgtgtgtgtgtgtgtgtgtggctttggtgactgtgtgtgtgtgtgtgtgtgtgtgtgtgtgtgtgtgtgtgtgtgtgtgtgtgtgtgtgtggctttggtgactgtgtgtgtgtgtgtgtgtgcgtgcgtgtagagattggatgactgtgtgtgtgtgtgtgtgtgtgtgtgtgtgtgtgtgtgtgtgtgtgtgtgtgtgtgtgtgtgtgtgtgtgtgtgtgtgtgtgtgtgtgtgtgtaggccttgaataaccctgtgtgtgtgtgtgtgtgtgtgtgtgtgtgtgtgtgtgtgtgtagggattgggtgaatgtgtgtgtgtgtgtgtgtgcgtgtgtgtgtgcgtgtgcgcgcgcgtgtgtgtgtagggcttgaataaccctgtgtgtgtgtgtgtgtggctttggtgactgtgtgtgtgtgtgtgtgtgtgtgtgtgtgtgcgtgtgtgtagagatgGGACCGNgtgtgtgtgtgagtgtgtgtgtgtgtgtgtgtgtggtgtgggtgtgtgtgtgtgtgtgtgtgtgtgtgtgtgtgtgagattgtgtgtgtgtgNGTGGctttagtgactgtgtgtgtgtgtgtgtgtgtgtgtgtgtagattggataactgtgtgtgtgtgtgtgtgtgtgtgtgtgtgtgtgtgtgtgtgtgtgtgtgtgtgtgtactcctgaaATCttctgtgtccagtgtgtgtgtgtgtgtgtgtgtgtgtgtggagctcggatgactttgtgtgtgtgtgtgtgtgtgtgtgtgtgtgtgtgtgtgtgtgtgtgtgtgtgtgtgtgtgtgtgtgtgtgtgtgtgtgtgtgtgtgtgtgtggctttggtgactgtgtgtgtgtgtgtgtgtgtggctttggtgactgtgtgtgtgtgagggggggggggcttgaataaccctgtgtgtgtgtgtgtgtgtgtgtgtgtgtgtgtgtgtgtgtgtgcgtgtgtgtgtgttgtgtgttgtgtgtgtgtgtgtgtgtgcacgcgtgtgtgtgtgtgtgggtgtgcgtgtgcgtgtgtggagctgggttgactctgtgtgtgtgtgtgtgtgtgcagggcttgaataaccctgtgtgtgtgtgtgtgtgtgtgtgtgtgtaggccttgaatagccctgtgtgtgtgtgtgtgtgtgtgtgtgtggtgtgtgtgtgtgtgtgtgtgtgtgtgtgtatgtgtgtgtgtgtgtgtgtgtgtgtgtgtgtgtgtgtgtgtgtgtgggtgtgtgtgtgtgtgtgcgtgtgtgtagagtgtggagtctgtctgtgtgtgtgtgtgtgtgtgtgtgtgtgtgtgtgtgtgtgtgtgtgtgtgtgtgtgtgtgtgtgtgtgtgtgtgtgtgtgaggcttggctgactgactgtgtgtgtgagagagagtgtgtgtgtgtgtggcgttggtgactctgtgtgtgtgtgtgtgtagattggataactgtgtgtgtgtgtgtgtgtgtgtgtgtgtgtactcctgaaATCTACAAGAAAGaccttgtgtgactgtgtgtgtgtgcacgcgtgtgtgtgtgtggctttggtgactgtgtgtgtgtgtgtgtgtgtgtgtgtgtgtgtgtgtgtgtgtgtttgtgtgtgtgtggctttggtgactgtgtgtgagtgtgtgtgtgtgtgcgcgtgtagagattggatgactgtgtgtgtgtgtgtgtgtttgtgtgtgtgtgtgtgtaggccttgaataaccctgtgtgtgtgtgtgtgtgtgtgtgtgtgtgtgtgtgtgtgtgtgtgtgtgtgtgtgtgtgtgtgtgtgtgtgtgtgtgtgtgtgtgtgtgaggcttggtgtgactgtgtgtgtgagagagagtgtgtgtgtgtgtggcgttggtgactctgtgtgtgtgtgtgtgtgtagattggataactgtgtgtgtgtgtgtgtgtgtgtgtgtgtgtactcctgaaATCTACAAGAAAGaccttgtgtgactgtgtgtgtgcgtgtgtgtgtgtgtgtgtgtggctttggagggtgtgtgtgtgtgtgtgtgtgtgtttgtgtgtgtttggtgtggtgtgtgtgtgtgtgtgtgagtgtgtgtgtgtgtgcgcgtgtagagattggatgactgtgtgtgtgtgtgtgtgtgtgtgtgtgtgtgtgtgtgtaggccttgaataaccctgtgtgtgtgtgtagggatttggtgaatatgtgtgtgtgtgtgtgtgtgtgtgtgtagagattggataactgtgtgtgtgtgtgtgtgtgtgtgtgtgtgtgtgtgtgtgtgtgtgtgtgtgtgtgtgtgtgtgtgtgtgtgtgtgtgtgtgtgtgtgtgtactcctgaaATCttctgtgtccagtgtgtgtgtgtgtgtgtgtgtgtgtgtgtgtggatgcctctgtgtgtgtgtgtgtgtgtgggtgtgtgtgtgtgtgtgtgtgtgtgtgtgtgtgtgtgtgcgtgtgtgtggctttggtgactgtgtgtgtgtgtgtgtgtgtgtgtgtggctttggtgactgtgtgtgtgtgagggggggggggggggcttgaataaccctgtgtgtgtgtgtgtgtgtgtgtgtgtgtgtgtgtgtgtgtgtgtgtgtgtgtgtgtgtgtgtgtgtgtgtgtgtgtgtgtgtgtgtgtgcacgcgtgtgtgtgtgtgggtgtgtgtgttcgtgtgtggagctgggttgactctgtgtgtgtgtgtgtgtgtgtaggccttgaataaccctgtgtgtgtgtgtgtgtgtgtgtgtgtgtaggccttgaataaccctgtgtgtgtgtgtgtgtgtgtgtgtgtgtgtgtgtgtgtgtgtgtgtgtgtgtgtgtgtgtgtgtgtgtgtgtgtgtgtgtgtgtgtgtgtgtgtgtgtgtgtgtgtgtgcgtgtgtgtggctttggtgactgtgtgcgtgtgtgtagagattggatgagtctgtctgtgtgtgtgtttgtgtgtgtgtgtgtgtgtgtgtgtgtgtgtgtgtgtgtgtgtgtgtgtgtgtgtgtgtgtgtgaggcttggctgactgactgtgtgtgtgagagagagtgtgtgtgtgtgtgtggcgttggtgactctgtgtgtgtgtgtgtatagattggataactgtgtgtgtgtgtgtgtgtgtgtgtgtgtgtgtgtgtgtgtgtgtactcctgaaATCTACAAGAAAGaccttgtgtgactgtgtgtgtgtgtgtgtgtgtgtaggggccttggtgactgtgtgtgtgtgtgtgtgtgtgtgtgtgtgtgtgtgtgtgtgtgtgtgtggctttggtgactgtgtgtgagtgtgtgagtgtgtgtgtgcgcgtgtagagattggatgactgtgtgtgtgtgtgtgtgtgtttgtgtgtgtgtgtgtgtaggccttgaataaccctgtgtgtgtgtgtgtgtgtgtgtgtgtgtgtgtgtgtgtgtgtgtgtgtgtgtgtgtgtgtgtgtgtgtgtgtgtgtgtgtgtgtgtgtgtgtgtgtgaggcttggctgactgactgtgtgtgtgagagagagtgtgtgtgtgtgtggcgttggtgactctgtgtgtgtgtgtgtgtagattggataactgtgtgtgtgtgtgtgtgtgtgtgtgtgtgtgtactcctgaaATCTACAAGaaagaccttgtgtgtgtgtgtgtgtgtgtgtgtgtgtgtgtgtgtggctttggtgactgtgtgtgtgtgtgtggctttggtgactgtgtgcgagtgtgtgtgtgtgtgtgtgtgtgtgtgtgtgtgtgtgtgtgtgtgtgtgtgtgtgtgtgtaggccttgaataaaaccctgtgtgtgtgtgtgtgtgtgtgtctgtgtgtgtgtgtgtgtgtgtgtgtgtgtgtttgtgtgtgtgtgtgagtgtgtgtagggattgtgtgtgtgtgtgtgtgtgtgtgtatgtgtgtgtgtgtgtgtgtgtttgtgtgtgtgtgtgtgtaggccttgaataaccctgtgtgtgtgtgtgtgtgtctgtgtgtgtgtgtgtgtgtgtgtgtgtgtgtgtttgtgtgtgtgtgtgagtgtgtgtagggattgtgtgtgtgtgtgtgtgtgtgtgtatgtgtgtgtgtgtgtgtgtgtgtgtgttcacgtgtgtgtgcgcgcgcctgtgtgtgtgtagggcttgaataaccctgtgtgtgtgtgtgtggctttggtgactgtgtgtgtgtgtgtgtgtgtgtgtgtgtgtgtgtgcgtgtggattggatgactgtgtgtgtgtgtgtgtgtgtgtgtgagattgtgtgtgtgtgtgtggctttggtgactgtgtgtgtgtgtgtgtgtgtagattggataactgtgtgtgtgtgtgtgtgtgtgtgtgtgtgtgtgtgtactcctgaaATCTACAAGAAAGaccttgtgtgactgtgtgtgtgtgtgtgtgtgtgtgtgtgtgtgtggctttgtgactgtgtgtgtgtgtgtgtgtgtgtgtgtgtgtgtgtgtgggtgacggtgtgtgtgtgtgtgtgtgtgtgtgtgcatgcagagattggatgactgtgtgtgtgtgtgtgtgtgtgtgtgtgtgtgtgtgtgtgtgtaggccttgaataaccctgtgtgtgtgtgtgtgtgtgtgtgtgtgtgtgtgtgtgtgtgtgtgtgtgtgtgtgtgtgtgtgtgtgtgtgtgtgtgtagtgattgtgtgtgtgtgtgtgtgtgtgtgtgtgtgtgtggtgtgtgtgtgtgtgtgtgtgtgtgtgtgtgtgtaggccttgaataaccctgtgtgtgtgtgtgtgtgtgtgtgtgtgtgtgtgtgtgtgtgtgtgtgtgtgtgtgtttgtgtgtgtgtgtgtgtgtgtgtagggattgtgtgtgtgtgtgtgtgtgtgtgtgtgtatgtgtgtgtgtgtgtgtgtgtgtgtgcacatgtgtgtgcgcgcgcacgtgtgtgtgtaggccttgaataaccctgtgtgtgtgtgtgtggctttggtgactgtgtgcgagtgtgtgtgtgtgtgtgtgtgtgtgtgtgtgtgtgtgtgcgtgcgtgtagagattggatgactgtgtgtgtgtgtgtgtgtgtgtgtgtgtgtgtgtgtgtgtgtgtgtgtgtgtgtgtgtgtgtgtgtatagattggataactgtgtgtgtgtgtgtgtgtgtgtgtgtgtgtgtgtgtgtgtgtgtgtgtgtgtgtgtgtgtgtgtgtgtgtgtactcctgaaATCttctgtgtccagtgtgtgtgtgtgtgtgtgtgtggagctcgaatgactctgtgtgtgtgtgtgtgtgtgtgtgtgtgtgtgtgtgtgtgtgtgtgtgtgtgtgtgtgtgtgtgtgtgtgtgtgtgtgtgtggctttggtgactgtgtgtgtgtggctttggtgactgtgtgtgtgtgtgtgtgtgtggggagggggggggggcttgaataacctgtgtgtgtgtgtgtgtgtgtgtgtgtgtgtgtgtgtgtgtgtgtgtgtgtgtgtgtgtgtgtgtgtgtgtgtgtgtgtgggtgtgcacgcgtgtgtgtgtgggtgggtatgtgcTCCTGAAATCTTCTGCTAGGAGGAAGGCCtcgtgtgactatgtgtgtgtgtgtgtgtgtgtgtgtgtgtgtgtgtgtgtgtgtgtgtgtgtgtgtgtgtgtgtgtgtgtgtgtgtgtgtgtgtgtgtgcacgcgcgcgcgcgcgcgcgtgtgtgtgtgtgtagggcttagttgactctgtgtgtgtgtgtgtgtgtgtgtgtgtgtgtgtgtgtgtgtgtgtgtgtgtgtgtgtgtagggcttgaataaccctgtgtgtgtgtgtgtgtgtgtgtgtgtgtgtgtgtgtgtgtgtgtgtgtgtgtgtgtgtgtgtgtgtgtgtgtgtgtgtgtgtgtgtaggccttgaataaccctgtgtgtgtgtgtatgtgtgtgtgtgtgtgtgtgtgtgtgtgtgtgtgtgtgtgtgtgtgtgtgtgtgtgtgtgtgtgtgtgtgtgtgtgtgtgtgtgtgtgtgtgtgcttgtagggattgggtgaatgtgtgtgtgtgtgtgtgtgtgtgtgtgtgtgtgtgtgtgtgtgtgtgtgtgtgtgtgtgtgtgtgtgtgtgtgtgtgtatgtatgtatgtgtgtgtgtgtgtgtgtgtgtctgtgtgtgtgtgtgtgtgtgtgtgtgtgtgtgtgtatggcttttCTGACAGTGCGTGCACAGCCCTTGCTAAAAGTTTTGTCGCCAATCCATGTTGTGGGAATAACTGCTAATAATCTGACTTTCAATTCATCACTTGACCTCAGAAGTCaatcatatgaaagctacaacccttccAAATGAAGTTTAATGTACAAAAATAGATTTGCTGCACCGAAGAAAGATCAATCATTTAATGAAAACAGAAAGGGCAGATTTGGGCAAGACAAGAGTTTTGTTGCCTATagaaaataatgtgaaaatgagctgataagtcacttcaaatacacagatcaggtgtcatacttatattaatcactgaatcattctcacctcttcagaaaatcaacaTTGACCATAGGTGCATGCTTAGGGTCATTATATTTGCATTCATAGAGCAATTCAACTATatattcatgatttaatcaatgaaaaCAGCCATCTAACACCAGCAGCACTCATGCATCCCCATAAGAGCTGTATctctaccatgtttcactttaggcatcATACATTTTTCTTCGTATTATTCATCTCCAACActatacagttttgatgctatcagttcttaAATGATTGATCTTGGGATCATGACTCCAGAGTATAGAGTACCAGTAGACAAACTCTAGGCCTGTCAAACTCAGGCTTTTTTGTGACTGGGCTGTGGGAGACAAAggacagaggggtgtcgcgccagtaactccagtccttgtgggtgctttagttccaaagcgataatccacagaagcaaagagtagaactcgcacaccagcagccgatgcaataattgatttattgcttgACATATGTTCAAGTGAccaaggtgctacccaaaagtgcagaacattttcggtcaccagaccttcttCAGTGCAAACAGACAAAATCAGAAAATCTATAAAGCACAACATTACTTAGAGGAAGCAAGTAAGATCAAAATCATCATTTAGACCCCTAGGATGCAGAGTTTTAGATAAAAGATCCACCTGGCTTCACATTTTAGAGGGGTCTGTGGCGTAAATCCTCTCCTACTGATTACCGTAAttaaaagtcaggttattagctgttgttcccaACAACATAGATAGGCGTCAAAACTTCTGGGaagggctatgtgtgtgtgtgtgtgtgtgtgtgtgtgtgtgtgtgtgtgtgtgtgtgtgtgtgtgtgtgtgtgtgtgtgtgtgtgtgtgtgtgtgtgtgtgtgtgtgtgtgtgtgtgtgtgtgtgtgtgtgtgtgtgtgtgtgtgtgcgtgcgtgtgtacggcTTGGGTTACTGAGTGGCCCTGAACAGCAGCTGGAAGTCTGGCTCTTTAGTGCCCTCTGGCCACTGCAGTCGGAACCTGTGTATGTGTCAGGGAGACTGTGCatttcttttgtgtttgtgtgtgtgtgcgtgtgtgtgtgtgtgtgtgtgtgtgtgtgtgtgtctgtgtgtatttctgcatgtAAGTGACAGTGTGCATTTCTCTCATGTGTGGAACACCTTCGGGAAACAGAAAGAGACATTCTCTGAGCCATGTATTGATCTGCAAAATATGATCttctctgtgtagtgtgtgtaagtgtgtgtgtgtgtgtgagtgtgagtgtaaaaaagcatttttttttttttctacaaggtcttcgggtgcaaaGGGTGCTTCCCCCTGCCTACAgccagacgctgaagaaggcttaggccgaaacgtctgtctgtcatgctaacccactaaaataaaatacaagaatcacactaCAGTGCAgcttttctgtaaaaaaaaaaaacgccgagagtgtgtgtgagtcattgAGATTGAAAGAAGAAATATGCTatacgtgtaggcctacatctgttacTTATTTACTATCTTTGTAAATACATAAAAAATACTTTTAGTTATTGATAATGTCTCACCTGTTGATGATCTGATAGTCTCCCTCTGTTTTTTCAccttcatcatcctctcctctgctcttctctttctttcttccgcttcctgcttcttcttcatcagttcAGTCATAGTCTTAGAGTCAAGGCTGAAGCAAGCACCATCGTTTCCTGCAATCACAAATTAAGTAAACGATCTTGCGGAGAAAACAATTGTGAGAGTACATTTTTGAAGGCAGCGTTTTGCTTCTGAATGGGCTCATTATCAGGTGATCAAAACACAATCTTTAGTTAACATCATTCAATTTAATAtggtcatattttttttttcctctgacaAATCTGTGTCAGCCAGACCAATGAAGAGCACAGACATTACTTTATTATGtcgcctctttgtgcagatatgCCCGCCGGTGGGCCCGTTTAATCTTAGCTTAAAAAAGACacaaatcataacaacattgctgacaTTGTGGAGAGCCAAAGACTTTGTCATTACAGtttttgtgacagtaaggttgtaacgTTGGCTCCGTGCAACGCCGTTCGTTCATTCAGACACTGTCTTTCAACCATTCTCCTACATTGACATGGCGACACTGGCCCTCATTTACATACTTGCAATCACAATGaaatttgataaatgccaagctTTGCACAGAAATTAACGTACGTTCAATTTAAGGATGTTTTCCATTGTACGATAGTATGATAAATAAGGGCCTTTGTCACCCACTCCTGTTCACCAACTGTAGCACAACACAGGCCTTTATTTCATGAGTTTAATCTGGAAAAAGGAGCACTTGCGGACTACCATTAAATCAGTCTTGCATGTCCTCTATTGGATATGTCTGCTACAAAAATGAATAGCACAAAATTTACTTTTTCAAGCAAATTGGGTTCAGGTGAGCCCGGCACATATAAGGTCAGAATGAGGCAGACGTTTCAactaaatatattttacatcctCCTACCTATTATTTATTTCTCTGCTACCACTGTTCCTCCTGAACACAAGGCCAGATGAATGGCTGATGGTGATCTCTCGCCCTCTAGTGGTCACTGGATAGGTCTAATCGGTTGTCCTCTATCCTTCCTGAGGTCCCCCCAGGGTTGTTACCTGGACTCTGAGCCTGCACCTCGACCCTACTATAAGGCTGTCATAACTAGGCTGTCATAAACAAAAACATACTTGATCGGCAACTTCTCATGATgatatgagtaggcctactgaggACATGCGCTGGAACAATTGAAGCTCGACAAGTGAACTGATAAGAAAATGTTTTTGCCAATGTAGCCTATAAGGCCTACTGTTACGcatgtttgcttatttattgtttcatttttttagtgATATTGGGCCATAGGGCCTATGCAATTTGTTATCTTGCAGTAGCCTATAGGCGCACTAACACTTCCTGCTTTCCAAATGTAGGCTATTTACCGCTAGAGTTGAAAGTGAAACCATTCAAACTTTGCTTGAAAATGCATAACCGATCAACACCGACTCGTGTCTTttaagccattgatgtgcgcagctattctggactttacggtcccattcacttaattcatttttttgccgttttacagatttcggaccgtgcggacgccgctgtaggcctactcgtgcgaggaaaacaacaattgtctcgggtgctaaacatggtcatggaacggcttgcttaaccagaatggtgtgtgttgtgtcatttcgaagataattaaagaaaaacttattacaatgggatttctcataggcatggttttgcatgtctcttatctcttttcatgttgactgagctatcaccgttacaagtttacaaggtgcacagcgcacatatgtatgcatacaaaaaggaagaatacatttcacagtgtaattctgcaaataattcacttcaaagttaagtgttattacataggcaccatggtcatcaatatgtgtgtaagaacaagtgaaaaaacaaatcggtcagtttgtcaaagaggagatggtagatatgcgcaccatagtacaaagtatgcatcacaccatgcttctgaatgatatg
Proteins encoded:
- the LOC134440005 gene encoding GTPase IMAP family member 4-like gives rise to the protein MSLFLFPGGVPHISDMRIVLLGNRNAGKSSCGNTILGRQEFQTPGRTAECVKREGETAGRHITVVEAPGWWNDCTVEQTPEHDKQEIVLSVSLCPPGPHALLLVIDVSESFTETHRRAVQEHLELLGERVWSHTIVLFTYGDWLGDTSIEQHIESGGEALQWVVEKCGNRYHVLDNNKSDGGQVTELLEKIEEMVMSLV